Proteins co-encoded in one Bacillus paramycoides genomic window:
- a CDS encoding M3 family oligoendopeptidase, producing the protein MSFKDYEYKRPNIEELKEKFTVALEKFDNAKTAEEQKQVIHSINEIRNDFGTMGNLCYIRHSVDTTDAFYKEEQDFFDEFSPVVQGYGTKYYNALMHSPFREELEAYYGKQLFALAECDLKTYSDEVVKDLQLENKLSSQYTQLLASAKIDFAGEERTLSQLIPFMQGKERSERKAASEAYYGFLAENEEELDRIYDELVKVRTKIAKSLGFKNFVELGYARMYRTDYNAEMVANYRQQVLDYIVPVTTELRKRQQARIGVEKLAYYDENFEFPTGNPTPKGDADWIVNHGKTMYKELSVETDEFFNFMLDNDLLDLVAKKGKAGGGYCTYIENYKAPFIFSNFNGTSGDIDVLTHEAGHAFQVYESRKFEIPEYNWPTYEACEIHSMSMEFFTWPWMKLFFEEDADKYYFSHLSSALLFLPYGVSVDEYQHYVYENPEASPEQRKTVWRNIEKKYLPHRDYEDNDYLERGGFWQRQGHIYSSPFYYIDYTLAQICALQFWKRARDNRQEAWEDYVNLCQQGGSKSFLELVEVANLTSPFAEGCVKSVITEIEAWLHAIDDTKL; encoded by the coding sequence ATGTCATTTAAAGACTATGAATATAAACGGCCAAATATTGAAGAATTAAAAGAGAAGTTTACTGTTGCTTTAGAGAAGTTTGATAACGCGAAAACTGCGGAAGAACAAAAACAAGTTATTCATTCAATTAACGAAATTCGCAACGATTTTGGTACAATGGGGAATCTTTGTTACATTCGTCATTCTGTCGATACGACAGATGCTTTTTATAAGGAAGAACAAGATTTCTTTGATGAATTCTCTCCAGTTGTACAAGGGTATGGTACAAAGTATTATAATGCGTTAATGCATTCTCCATTCCGTGAAGAATTAGAGGCGTATTATGGAAAGCAATTATTTGCTCTTGCGGAGTGTGATTTAAAAACATATTCTGATGAAGTCGTGAAAGATTTACAATTAGAGAATAAATTGTCTTCACAATATACACAGTTATTAGCATCTGCAAAGATTGACTTTGCAGGAGAAGAAAGAACGTTATCACAGCTTATTCCATTTATGCAAGGAAAAGAAAGAAGTGAACGTAAAGCAGCGAGTGAAGCATATTACGGATTTTTAGCTGAGAATGAGGAAGAATTAGATCGTATTTATGACGAGCTTGTTAAAGTGAGAACGAAAATCGCAAAATCTTTAGGTTTCAAAAACTTTGTTGAACTTGGATATGCACGAATGTACCGTACAGATTATAATGCGGAAATGGTGGCGAATTATCGTCAGCAAGTGCTAGATTATATCGTTCCTGTTACAACGGAATTAAGAAAACGACAACAAGCACGTATCGGTGTAGAGAAGTTAGCGTATTACGACGAAAACTTTGAATTCCCTACAGGTAACCCAACTCCAAAAGGAGATGCGGATTGGATTGTTAATCATGGGAAAACGATGTATAAAGAGTTATCGGTTGAAACAGATGAATTTTTCAATTTCATGTTAGATAATGATTTATTAGATTTAGTTGCGAAAAAAGGAAAAGCTGGCGGTGGATATTGTACATATATTGAGAATTATAAAGCGCCGTTTATCTTCTCGAACTTTAACGGAACGTCTGGCGATATTGACGTATTAACACATGAAGCGGGTCATGCTTTCCAAGTATACGAAAGTCGTAAATTTGAAATTCCAGAATATAATTGGCCAACATACGAGGCGTGTGAAATTCACTCTATGAGTATGGAATTCTTCACATGGCCATGGATGAAGCTATTCTTTGAAGAAGATGCAGATAAATATTACTTCTCTCACTTAAGTTCAGCACTTCTGTTTTTACCGTATGGTGTATCTGTTGATGAGTATCAACATTATGTATATGAAAATCCTGAAGCGTCACCAGAACAGCGTAAGACCGTATGGCGCAATATAGAGAAAAAGTATTTACCGCATCGTGATTATGAAGATAATGATTATTTAGAGCGCGGTGGATTCTGGCAACGTCAAGGGCATATATATAGCTCACCGTTCTACTATATCGACTACACGTTAGCTCAAATTTGTGCACTGCAATTTTGGAAACGTGCAAGAGATAATAGACAAGAGGCATGGGAAGATTATGTGAACCTGTGTCAACAAGGTGGAAGTAAATCATTCTTGGAATTAGTAGAAGTTGCAAATTTAACATCTCCATTTGCTGAAGGCTGTGTGAAAAGTGTTATTACAGAAATTGAAGCATGGCTACATGCAATTGACGACACAAAATTGTAA
- a CDS encoding DinB family protein — MLQSNMDVSLESLVNSLQSTRSTLLSEIEMLNDTEVNVKPRRDKWSIIQILHHLHLVEQSVTSALIYALQKNERNTTPFKDLQLTLDRTHKREAPQQMKPTETLMKKQQGIQLLEHSRQELLHALHSVIDEKDLFENGLKHPVFNDLNLYQWVQFLDLHEQRHLTQLKEAKHAILQR; from the coding sequence ATGCTTCAATCTAATATGGATGTGAGTTTAGAAAGTTTGGTGAACTCATTACAGTCTACCCGAAGCACGCTATTATCAGAAATTGAAATGTTAAATGATACAGAAGTGAATGTAAAGCCACGCCGTGATAAATGGAGTATTATTCAAATTTTGCATCACTTGCATTTAGTTGAACAATCTGTCACGTCTGCCCTTATATATGCTTTACAAAAAAATGAAAGAAACACGACTCCATTTAAAGACCTCCAACTTACACTTGATCGCACACATAAACGAGAAGCTCCTCAGCAGATGAAACCAACAGAAACGTTAATGAAAAAACAGCAAGGAATTCAATTACTAGAACATTCACGACAAGAACTATTACATGCGCTTCATAGTGTGATAGATGAAAAAGATTTATTTGAAAATGGATTAAAGCACCCTGTTTTTAATGATCTGAATTTGTATCAGTGGGTTCAATTTCTTGATTTGCATGAACAAAGACATCTTACGCAGTTAAAAGAGGCGAAACATGCAATCTTACAGCGATAA
- a CDS encoding DUF6254 family protein translates to MSKKKKEEERAWKARKENQKPHGKVKAFAELVEGTEKT, encoded by the coding sequence ATGTCCAAGAAAAAGAAAGAAGAAGAGCGCGCTTGGAAAGCACGTAAAGAAAATCAAAAACCACATGGAAAAGTGAAAGCTTTTGCTGAATTAGTTGAAGGAACAGAAAAAACGTGA
- the kinB gene encoding sporulation sensor histidine kinase KinB translates to MLVYHLFWNQKGKRSPKLNSAIFIVLCCLVTILCITFAAKTNYGFQFDMRHIVLVVGTLTGGPIAGGSILVVLNIYRFLLGGIGVFPSLIGSILLFIVLLFTYKFFNRTSNRIKIILAIIYSLTYGFSWIPFFLSKVTNKADYIPHIIVYELCTILGTILILYLLHILQTQVRLQNELMNAEKFHLIGEMAASISHEIRNPLTSTKGFLQLLQSDTCTEQERKLYIDIAINGIEQANHVLTDYLTFAKPSIEKEQRLQLEEELLHALSLITPLANLANVRTHYIKQSTSFFIAGEKQKLNQCLLNILKNCIEAMPKGGDLYFTLVPDHKHIQLYIKDTGVGMDQEQVKRLGSPFYSTKEKGTGLGMMVVFSVVQAMNGKIDIISEEGTGTTFLLTFPLIQKT, encoded by the coding sequence ATGCTCGTATACCATTTATTTTGGAATCAAAAAGGGAAACGCTCTCCTAAATTAAATTCAGCTATATTTATTGTATTATGTTGCCTCGTTACTATACTATGTATCACTTTCGCAGCAAAAACAAATTATGGATTTCAATTTGATATGCGTCATATCGTATTAGTTGTCGGTACATTAACCGGAGGTCCTATTGCTGGTGGATCAATATTAGTTGTATTAAATATATATCGCTTCTTATTAGGAGGAATAGGTGTTTTCCCATCGCTTATCGGTTCTATCCTTCTATTTATTGTTCTACTATTTACATACAAATTTTTCAATCGAACTTCTAATCGTATAAAAATAATACTTGCTATTATCTACAGTCTCACATACGGATTTAGTTGGATACCTTTCTTCCTTTCAAAGGTTACAAATAAGGCTGATTATATACCACATATTATTGTGTATGAGTTATGTACGATACTTGGTACGATACTTATTTTATATTTATTACACATATTACAAACTCAAGTTCGTCTACAAAACGAACTTATGAATGCTGAAAAATTTCATTTAATTGGTGAAATGGCAGCATCTATCTCTCATGAAATTCGCAACCCATTAACTTCAACAAAAGGATTTTTACAACTTTTACAATCAGATACATGCACTGAGCAAGAGCGAAAATTATATATCGACATAGCCATCAACGGAATCGAACAAGCAAACCACGTTCTTACAGATTATTTAACCTTTGCAAAACCAAGTATTGAAAAAGAACAAAGATTACAGTTAGAAGAAGAACTATTACATGCCTTATCGCTAATTACACCGCTTGCTAATTTAGCAAATGTGCGTACTCATTATATAAAGCAAAGTACTTCTTTTTTTATCGCGGGAGAAAAACAAAAACTAAATCAATGCTTGTTAAATATTTTAAAAAACTGCATTGAGGCCATGCCAAAAGGCGGTGATCTTTATTTCACATTAGTTCCTGATCATAAGCATATTCAATTATATATAAAAGATACAGGAGTTGGCATGGATCAAGAACAAGTAAAACGCCTTGGATCCCCTTTCTACTCAACAAAAGAAAAAGGTACGGGTCTTGGAATGATGGTCGTATTCAGTGTTGTGCAAGCTATGAACGGAAAAATTGATATTATAAGTGAAGAAGGTACTGGTACAACCTTCCTATTAACTTTTCCACTCATACAAAAAACGTGA
- the queC gene encoding 7-cyano-7-deazaguanine synthase QueC: MKKEKAVVVFSGGQDSTTCLFWAIEQFAEVEAVTFNYNQRHKLEIDCAAEIAKELGIKHTVLDMSLLNQLAPNALTRTDMEITHEEGELPSTFVDGRNLLFLSFAAVLAKQVGARHIVTGVCETDFSGYPDCRDVFVKSLNVTLNLSMDYPFIIHTPLMWIDKAETWKLSDELGAFEFVREKTLTCYNGIIGDGCGECPACQLRKAGLDTYLQEREGASN, translated from the coding sequence ATGAAAAAAGAAAAGGCAGTTGTTGTTTTTAGTGGCGGACAAGATAGTACGACATGTTTATTTTGGGCAATAGAGCAGTTTGCAGAAGTAGAGGCTGTAACGTTTAATTACAATCAACGTCATAAGCTAGAAATTGATTGTGCAGCGGAAATTGCAAAAGAGCTAGGAATTAAACATACAGTACTAGATATGAGTCTATTAAATCAACTTGCTCCAAATGCGTTAACGAGAACGGATATGGAGATTACACATGAAGAAGGTGAATTGCCATCGACGTTTGTAGATGGACGAAATTTACTATTCTTATCATTTGCTGCTGTATTAGCAAAACAAGTTGGAGCACGTCATATTGTAACGGGTGTATGTGAAACTGATTTTAGTGGTTATCCAGATTGCCGTGACGTGTTTGTGAAATCGTTAAACGTTACTTTAAATTTATCTATGGATTATCCGTTTATAATTCATACACCACTTATGTGGATTGATAAAGCGGAAACATGGAAATTATCAGATGAACTTGGAGCATTCGAGTTTGTTCGAGAAAAAACATTAACATGTTATAACGGAATCATTGGTGATGGTTGCGGTGAATGTCCAGCATGTCAACTTCGTAAAGCAGGATTAGATACGTACCTACAAGAACGCGAAGGAGCGAGTAACTAA
- the queD gene encoding 6-carboxytetrahydropterin synthase QueD — protein MDNFFGFRIVENLQKMDKDIQRKQLKYHNKRVMVSKEFTFDAAHHLHCYEGKCKNLHGHTYKVVFGISGYVNEIGLAIDFGDIKEIWKNEIEIYLDHRYLNETLPAMNTTAENMVVWIYEKMAEALTKDNRVNEYKGARVEFVRLFETPTSYAEVRREWMLDE, from the coding sequence ATGGATAATTTCTTTGGATTTCGCATCGTAGAAAATTTGCAAAAAATGGACAAGGATATTCAGCGTAAACAGCTCAAATATCATAATAAACGAGTAATGGTCAGCAAGGAATTTACTTTTGATGCAGCACACCATTTACACTGTTATGAAGGAAAATGTAAAAACTTACATGGACACACATATAAAGTGGTATTTGGGATTAGTGGATATGTAAATGAAATAGGTCTTGCGATTGACTTTGGAGATATAAAAGAAATTTGGAAGAATGAAATAGAAATTTATTTAGACCATCGTTATTTAAACGAAACGTTACCAGCGATGAATACAACTGCTGAAAATATGGTCGTTTGGATTTATGAAAAGATGGCAGAAGCGTTAACAAAAGATAATCGTGTGAACGAATATAAAGGAGCTCGTGTTGAATTTGTTCGTCTATTTGAGACTCCGACTAGTTATGCAGAAGTAAGACGGGAGTGGATGCTCGATGAGTAA
- the queE gene encoding 7-carboxy-7-deazaguanine synthase QueE — MSKIPVLEIFGPTIQGEGMVVGQKTMFIRTAGCDYSCAWCDSAFTWDGSAKDQIRQMTAEDVWNELVEIGGENFSHVTISGGNPALLKNIEFLLSILKENGMRTAIETQGSKWQDWLLQIDEITISPKPPSSAMNTDFQKLDDIIQKLAGKDISLKVVVFDDYDFEYAVKMHERYPDVPFFLQVGNDDTKTVDDAMLIKKLLDKYEWLIEKAVNCKEMNNAKVLPQLHALVWGNKRGV, encoded by the coding sequence ATGAGTAAAATCCCTGTCTTAGAAATATTTGGTCCGACTATTCAAGGTGAAGGAATGGTTGTAGGACAAAAGACGATGTTTATCCGTACAGCTGGCTGTGATTATAGCTGCGCTTGGTGTGATTCTGCTTTTACGTGGGATGGATCTGCTAAAGATCAAATTAGACAGATGACAGCAGAGGACGTTTGGAATGAGCTCGTAGAAATTGGTGGCGAAAATTTTTCTCATGTTACGATTTCAGGTGGAAATCCGGCATTGCTGAAAAATATTGAGTTTCTTCTTTCTATATTAAAAGAAAATGGAATGCGAACGGCAATCGAAACGCAAGGCAGTAAATGGCAAGATTGGTTACTTCAAATTGATGAGATAACGATTTCTCCAAAACCACCAAGTTCGGCAATGAATACTGATTTTCAGAAGCTAGATGATATAATTCAGAAATTAGCAGGAAAAGATATTAGTTTAAAAGTCGTAGTATTTGACGATTATGACTTTGAGTATGCAGTTAAGATGCATGAACGTTATCCAGATGTACCATTCTTCTTACAAGTAGGGAATGATGATACAAAAACTGTGGATGATGCGATGTTGATTAAAAAGCTATTAGATAAGTATGAGTGGCTTATTGAAAAAGCGGTTAACTGTAAAGAAATGAATAATGCAAAAGTATTGCCGCAGCTTCATGCTTTAGTATGGGGAAATAAACGCGGAGTATAA
- the queF gene encoding preQ(1) synthase, translated as MAGRLDEDLKDVTLLGNQNTKYLFEYSPEILEVFDNNHPNRDYFVKFNCPEFTSLCPKTGQPDFATIYISYIPEQRMVESKSLKLYLFSFRNHGDFHEDCMNVIMNDLIKLMDPRYIEVWGKFTPRGGISIDPYCNYGRPGTKYEQMADYRMMNHDLYPETIDNR; from the coding sequence ATGGCAGGAAGATTAGATGAAGATTTAAAAGATGTAACATTATTAGGAAATCAAAATACAAAATATTTATTTGAATATAGCCCAGAAATTTTAGAGGTTTTTGATAATAATCATCCAAATCGTGATTATTTTGTAAAATTTAATTGTCCTGAATTTACAAGCTTATGTCCGAAAACAGGCCAACCAGATTTTGCCACAATTTATATTAGCTACATTCCAGAACAAAGAATGGTAGAAAGTAAATCTTTAAAGCTATATTTATTTAGTTTCCGCAATCATGGTGACTTCCACGAAGATTGCATGAACGTTATTATGAATGACTTAATTAAATTAATGGATCCACGTTACATTGAGGTATGGGGGAAATTCACACCACGTGGAGGGATTTCAATTGATCCTTACTGCAACTACGGTCGCCCAGGAACGAAGTATGAACAAATGGCTGACTACCGCATGATGAACCATGACCTATATCCAGAAACAATTGATAATCGTTAA
- a CDS encoding YkvS family protein, producing the protein MQIAETGDIIEFKGGMQGRVQKVNQNSVIVDITIMENFRELDMEPLTVVSHKNYTVINQNA; encoded by the coding sequence ATGCAGATCGCAGAAACTGGAGATATCATTGAATTTAAAGGTGGAATGCAAGGCCGTGTTCAAAAAGTAAATCAAAACTCCGTTATTGTAGATATAACAATTATGGAGAATTTTAGAGAACTAGATATGGAACCTCTTACAGTTGTAAGTCATAAAAACTATACTGTCATTAATCAAAATGCATAA
- a CDS encoding histidine phosphatase family protein: MKISFIRHGRLDRTIEPMTVTSFHEWMKGYDLHTITEKAPIPMETREAVEAAKLIVTSDQRCAVQSAAELVDSLSFIQNSLFREAEIPTSFYAPKWLKCKPNVWMFIGRTLWILGYHKDVESYKEVRERAKQAAYVLHRYALVHGSVALVGHNYVNVMIGAELRAIGWSGTPILHREPWGCTTYTFHEAMNGNVLNTNLT; this comes from the coding sequence ATGAAGATTTCTTTTATTCGTCATGGTCGCTTAGATCGTACTATAGAACCAATGACGGTTACATCCTTTCATGAATGGATGAAAGGATATGACTTACATACTATAACAGAAAAAGCACCTATACCAATGGAAACAAGAGAAGCGGTTGAGGCAGCAAAATTGATTGTAACAAGTGATCAAAGGTGTGCTGTACAGTCAGCAGCTGAATTAGTGGATTCTTTATCCTTTATCCAAAATTCTCTTTTTAGGGAAGCTGAAATTCCGACGAGTTTTTATGCTCCAAAATGGTTGAAGTGTAAACCTAACGTATGGATGTTTATCGGACGAACATTATGGATACTTGGTTACCATAAAGATGTTGAGTCTTATAAGGAAGTAAGAGAGAGAGCAAAGCAAGCGGCTTACGTATTACACCGTTACGCTCTCGTACATGGAAGTGTTGCTCTTGTAGGTCATAATTATGTGAATGTAATGATTGGTGCGGAACTGAGAGCGATAGGATGGTCTGGTACGCCTATTTTGCACAGAGAGCCATGGGGATGTACAACATATACGTTCCACGAAGCGATGAATGGGAATGTATTGAATACGAATTTAACATAA
- a CDS encoding GNAT family N-acetyltransferase: protein MIRKAKKTDTKLVAPLLYNALHEIAEKITGSTVETEVLLGLETWFSKERNRLSYENCFVYEQDGGAVGVIVAYHGSEATKLDAPIVRHLRELHKDESITLEKEAELDEYYIDTLSVSSAYGGKGIGSKLIEAAEIHATEKEYEKIALLVNLENKRAYSLYEKLGYKKDQIVMLVGEPYAHLVKPLNIKISIS, encoded by the coding sequence ATGATTCGAAAAGCAAAAAAGACAGACACGAAGCTAGTAGCGCCTTTATTATATAACGCTCTGCACGAAATTGCTGAAAAAATTACAGGTAGCACAGTTGAGACAGAAGTATTACTAGGACTTGAAACATGGTTCTCAAAAGAGAGAAATCGACTGAGCTATGAAAACTGTTTTGTATATGAGCAAGACGGGGGTGCAGTTGGAGTTATTGTCGCTTATCACGGTAGTGAAGCAACAAAGCTTGATGCACCAATTGTACGTCACTTAAGAGAATTACATAAAGATGAATCGATTACGTTAGAAAAAGAAGCCGAACTTGATGAATATTACATTGATACTTTATCAGTTTCAAGTGCATATGGTGGAAAAGGAATCGGTTCTAAATTAATTGAAGCTGCTGAAATCCATGCAACTGAAAAAGAGTATGAAAAAATCGCATTACTTGTTAATTTAGAAAACAAACGTGCCTATTCACTATACGAAAAACTAGGTTATAAAAAAGATCAAATCGTTATGCTTGTAGGCGAACCTTATGCACATCTCGTAAAACCATTAAACATCAAAATTTCTATATCTTAA
- a CDS encoding abortive phage infection protein — protein sequence MDKELANTILDQLKNGEIKEYVVTKDVFYTFREVLVSREDFKHFIGNAQRGGQVIYTYSETPRS from the coding sequence ATGGATAAAGAATTAGCAAATACAATTTTGGATCAGCTGAAAAATGGTGAAATAAAGGAGTATGTTGTTACGAAAGATGTATTTTATACGTTCAGAGAAGTTTTAGTAAGTCGAGAAGACTTTAAACATTTCATTGGTAACGCACAGCGCGGCGGACAAGTAATTTATACATATTCAGAAACGCCACGTTCGTAG
- the nrdI gene encoding class Ib ribonucleoside-diphosphate reductase assembly flavoprotein NrdI — protein sequence MLVAYDSMTGNVKRFIHKLNMPAVQIGEDLVIDEDFILITYTTGFGNVPERVLEFLERNNEKLKGVSASGNRNWGDMFGASADKISAKYEVPIVSKFELSGTNNDVEYFKERVREIATH from the coding sequence ATGTTAGTTGCATATGATTCTATGACAGGAAACGTGAAGCGTTTCATTCACAAATTAAATATGCCGGCCGTTCAAATTGGTGAAGATCTAGTAATAGATGAAGACTTTATTTTAATTACGTATACAACAGGTTTTGGCAATGTACCAGAACGTGTTTTAGAATTTTTAGAGCGCAATAATGAAAAATTAAAAGGCGTATCTGCAAGCGGCAATCGTAACTGGGGAGACATGTTCGGTGCAAGTGCTGACAAAATTTCTGCTAAATATGAAGTGCCTATTGTATCAAAATTTGAGTTATCAGGAACAAATAACGATGTAGAATATTTTAAGGAAAGGGTGCGGGAGATTGCGACACATTGA
- a CDS encoding GIY-YIG nuclease family protein, translating to MNCGIYLIINKENKKFYIGSSNNLPNYQYFQEGVETIERTSLDES from the coding sequence ATGAATTGTGGAATTTATTTGATAATTAATAAGGAAAATAAGAAGTTTTATATTGGTAGTTCTAATAATCTTCCTAATTATCAATACTTTCAAGAAGGTGTAGAGACTATCGAACGCACGTCATTAGACGAAAGCTAG
- the nrdF gene encoding class 1b ribonucleoside-diphosphate reductase subunit beta — protein sequence MRAVNWNKKEDDFSLMFWKQNIAQFWTEEEIAVSSDKNTWVQLSKEEQIAYKRVLGGLTLLDTKQGGEGMPLVLVHLENLQAKSVLAFMGAMEEVHAKSYSHIFTTLATEEEIDDIFDWVDNHPLLEKKAGIITSYYRRLLKPEVTKKELYMAMVASVFLESYLFYSGFFYPLYLAGQGKLTASGEIINLIIRDESIHGVFVGILAQQIFAELSAEDQQEVQKETQELLMELYEIEMAYTEEIYTSIGLVEDVNRFVRYNANKGLMNLGLEPKFEEEEINPIVLNGLRTDTKNHDFFSVKGNGYVKATNVEKLSDDDFVFNF from the coding sequence ATGCGTGCGGTAAACTGGAACAAAAAAGAAGATGATTTTAGTTTAATGTTTTGGAAGCAAAACATCGCTCAGTTTTGGACAGAAGAAGAAATCGCAGTGTCTTCTGACAAAAATACTTGGGTGCAATTATCGAAAGAAGAGCAAATTGCTTATAAGCGTGTATTAGGTGGTTTAACACTTTTAGATACGAAACAAGGCGGCGAAGGGATGCCTCTTGTACTTGTTCATCTTGAAAATTTACAAGCGAAAAGTGTATTAGCTTTCATGGGTGCTATGGAAGAAGTACATGCAAAAAGTTACAGTCATATTTTCACAACGTTAGCTACTGAAGAAGAAATCGATGATATTTTTGACTGGGTAGATAATCATCCGTTACTTGAGAAAAAGGCTGGTATTATTACGAGTTACTATCGTCGTTTATTAAAGCCTGAAGTAACGAAAAAAGAGTTATATATGGCAATGGTAGCAAGTGTGTTCCTAGAAAGTTACTTATTCTATAGTGGATTCTTCTACCCACTTTACTTAGCTGGTCAAGGAAAACTAACGGCAAGTGGTGAGATTATTAACTTAATAATTCGTGATGAGTCAATTCATGGCGTATTCGTCGGTATTTTAGCACAACAAATCTTCGCGGAACTTTCTGCAGAGGATCAACAAGAAGTGCAAAAAGAAACGCAAGAGTTATTAATGGAACTATATGAAATTGAAATGGCATACACAGAAGAAATTTACACTTCTATCGGTCTTGTAGAGGATGTAAATCGTTTCGTTCGTTACAATGCGAATAAAGGACTTATGAACTTAGGACTTGAGCCGAAGTTTGAAGAAGAAGAAATTAACCCAATCGTTTTAAATGGGTTACGTACAGATACGAAAAACCATGATTTCTTCTCTGTAAAAGGAAATGGTTACGTAAAAGCGACGAACGTTGAAAAGTTATCTGATGATGACTTCGTGTTTAATTTTTAA
- a CDS encoding GntR family transcriptional regulator, producing the protein MKIEFSPNTPIYIQVMEYIKKEIVTGHLLPGDKIPSVRELASELQVNPNTIQRTFQELERDGVVVTRRGMGRYVTNEGEKIMELRKEMAKELLHSFIDGMDNLGFSEEEILTILRSSLHEKREESE; encoded by the coding sequence ATGAAAATAGAGTTTTCTCCAAATACACCAATTTACATTCAGGTAATGGAATACATAAAAAAAGAAATCGTAACAGGACATTTATTGCCTGGTGATAAAATTCCTTCTGTACGTGAATTAGCGAGTGAATTACAAGTAAATCCAAATACGATTCAGCGTACATTTCAAGAGCTAGAACGAGATGGAGTTGTTGTAACGCGTAGAGGAATGGGACGATATGTAACGAATGAAGGGGAGAAAATTATGGAGCTGCGAAAAGAGATGGCGAAAGAATTACTTCACTCTTTTATAGATGGAATGGACAATTTAGGTTTTTCAGAAGAAGAAATTCTTACAATTCTTCGTTCTTCATTACATGAGAAAAGGGAGGAGAGCGAATGA
- a CDS encoding ABC transporter ATP-binding protein, whose translation MTELELLKIENVWKRYGLKAVIRELNIEITEGKIIGLAGDNGSGKTTLLKMIAGLQHPSEGSITIAGKKVGLETKEIVSFMSDKPVFDNWMTVKDSLFFYRDFYKDFDIQKAVDTIAEFKIPLEEKITALSKGMVEKLQIILTFSRKAKLYVLDEPLGGIDLVSREHVLELILQFYREDCTILIATHLINEVENIFDEVIFLKDGEIVLYENVEELRFQRGKAVTDLFKEVFSR comes from the coding sequence ATGACAGAGTTAGAGTTATTAAAAATAGAAAATGTATGGAAGAGATACGGGTTAAAAGCAGTAATCCGTGAACTAAACATAGAGATTACGGAAGGGAAAATTATAGGGCTCGCTGGAGATAACGGAAGCGGAAAAACGACGTTATTGAAAATGATTGCCGGTCTGCAGCATCCTTCCGAAGGGAGTATTACAATCGCTGGTAAAAAGGTCGGATTGGAAACGAAAGAAATTGTTTCTTTTATGTCGGATAAACCAGTATTTGATAATTGGATGACGGTAAAAGATTCTTTATTTTTCTATCGAGATTTTTATAAAGATTTCGACATTCAAAAAGCGGTAGATACGATTGCGGAATTTAAAATACCGTTAGAAGAAAAAATTACAGCTTTATCAAAAGGTATGGTTGAAAAGCTACAAATTATTTTAACCTTTTCAAGGAAAGCGAAGTTATACGTACTAGATGAACCGCTTGGCGGGATTGATCTCGTTTCTAGGGAACATGTACTGGAACTTATTTTACAGTTTTATCGTGAAGATTGTACAATACTAATCGCGACTCATTTAATAAATGAAGTTGAAAATATTTTTGATGAAGTAATCTTTTTAAAAGATGGGGAAATTGTATTGTATGAAAATGTAGAGGAACTACGTTTCCAACGAGGAAAAGCTGTTACGGATTTGTTTAAGGAGGTGTTTAGTAGATGA